From the Bacillus sp. (in: firmicutes) genome, the window GAAAAAAACGATACAACTATTATATTGTGATAATTATGAAAAAAGTTTATTTACAACTTGTATCCTAATAGAAAACAAGAAAAACTACCTACTATAGATAAAAAAAGATAAACAACAAACTTTTTAACCCTTTTTTCCTTCCAAAGTTGAATGGCATCTAACATAAAGCTTGAATACGTCGTAAATGCCCCACAAATGCCAATTAAAAAGATGCTTTGCCATTGGCTGGACCATATATGAGAAACAACCCAACCTAATCCAAATGAACCTAACAGATTAACCGTTAACGTTCCGATTGGAAAGGGAACATTCATTTTCCCGATCCAGTTGGTCAACAAATATCTTCCTGCAGCGCCTAAAGCTCCTCCAA encodes:
- the crcB gene encoding fluoride efflux transporter CrcB; the encoded protein is MMIWVIIGGALGAAGRYLLTNWIGKMNVPFPIGTLTVNLLGSFGLGWVVSHIWSSQWQSIFLIGICGAFTTYSSFMLDAIQLWKEKRVKKFVVYLFLSIVGSFSCFLLGYKL